From Amycolatopsis sp. YIM 10, the proteins below share one genomic window:
- a CDS encoding sugar ABC transporter substrate-binding protein, which produces MRRTKTLALFAAAASVTIALAGCGANSEAPSAGSSGTPTAGQQPAAGGAKVGVVLPETASSARWEGFDKPYLEQALRDAGLDPDVQNAQGDVQKFSTLADGMIAQGVKVLIIASINSEVGSAVATKARNAGIPTIDYDRLNLGGSSDYYVSFDNEKVGELQGQALADALKEKPAAQVIEIEGAPTDNNATLFYNGQQRVLGPLYTSGALKLVQKQAIDNWDNQKGGSTFEQILTGNGGKVDGVVAANDGLAGAIITVLKKNGLNGTVPVTGQDATADGLKNILRGDQYMTVFKPIKEEADAAAKLAAALAKGDKAAADAIATGTSRDDKGGRDVKSVLLTPQTVLKADIKKVVDQGYVKAAEICAGDLQPACAELGIQ; this is translated from the coding sequence TTCGCTGCGGCGGCGAGCGTCACGATCGCACTCGCGGGCTGCGGGGCCAACTCCGAGGCCCCGTCGGCCGGCTCGAGCGGCACCCCCACCGCCGGCCAGCAGCCCGCCGCCGGCGGGGCGAAGGTCGGCGTGGTGCTGCCGGAGACCGCGAGCTCGGCCCGCTGGGAAGGCTTCGACAAGCCGTACCTCGAGCAGGCGCTGCGTGACGCCGGCCTCGACCCCGACGTGCAGAACGCGCAGGGTGACGTGCAGAAGTTCAGCACGCTCGCCGACGGCATGATCGCCCAGGGCGTCAAGGTGCTGATCATCGCCTCGATCAACAGCGAGGTCGGCAGCGCGGTGGCGACCAAGGCGCGCAACGCCGGCATTCCCACCATCGACTACGACCGCCTCAACCTCGGCGGTTCCTCCGACTACTACGTCTCGTTCGACAACGAGAAGGTCGGCGAACTGCAGGGCCAGGCGCTGGCCGACGCGCTCAAGGAGAAGCCGGCCGCGCAGGTCATCGAGATCGAGGGCGCGCCGACAGACAACAACGCGACCCTGTTCTACAACGGCCAGCAGCGCGTGCTCGGCCCGCTGTACACCTCGGGCGCGCTGAAGCTGGTCCAGAAGCAGGCCATCGACAACTGGGACAACCAGAAGGGTGGCTCGACCTTCGAGCAGATCCTGACCGGCAACGGCGGCAAGGTCGACGGTGTGGTCGCCGCGAACGACGGCCTGGCCGGCGCGATCATCACCGTGCTGAAGAAGAACGGCCTGAACGGCACCGTCCCGGTCACCGGCCAGGACGCCACCGCCGACGGCCTGAAGAACATCCTCCGCGGTGACCAGTACATGACCGTGTTCAAGCCGATCAAGGAGGAGGCGGACGCCGCCGCCAAGCTGGCCGCCGCGCTGGCCAAGGGCGACAAGGCCGCGGCCGACGCGATCGCCACCGGCACCTCGCGTGACGACAAGGGCGGCCGCGACGTCAAGTCGGTGCTGCTGACCCCGCAGACGGTGCTCAAGGCCGACATCAAGAAGGTCGTCGACCAGGGCTACGTCAAGGCGGCGGAGATCTGCGCCGGCGACCTGCAGCCCGCCTGCGCCGAACTCGGCATCCAGTAG